One genomic segment of Deltaproteobacteria bacterium includes these proteins:
- a CDS encoding amidohydrolase family protein — protein sequence MATPQLGYAAFDADNHYYEALDAFTRHVPKQMQPRCVQWATIEGRQHHVVGGKLARAVQNPTWNPIAKPGAMYEYFRGNPNQRNPLEMLRAREPLPAYYMDHDARVAKLDEQGLEAMWLFPTLGVLYEELLKHDLVAVKTLFTAFNRWLDEDWGVAYKGRIFGAPYISLVDLPWACSELEWALGRGARVVVMRPSAVFTSDGPFTASDPRFDAFWARVQEAGITVVVHAGDSGYTTNGYSRDGFSAEFAGGWKPSVKSFNIERAAYDFLITLAYEKLFERFPGVRIASVENGSEFLPDLFRKLRQTKARMPGYFKLDPIESFKRNVWINPFWEDDVNEVVSLMGADRVIFGSDWPHIEGMPEPLDYVQDVKHFDAATQQRILRDNTRELNTLRPA from the coding sequence ATGGCGACCCCGCAGCTCGGCTACGCCGCGTTCGACGCCGACAACCACTACTACGAGGCGCTCGATGCCTTCACGCGCCACGTCCCGAAGCAGATGCAGCCGCGCTGCGTGCAGTGGGCGACGATCGAGGGGCGCCAGCATCACGTCGTGGGCGGCAAGCTCGCGCGCGCAGTGCAGAATCCCACGTGGAATCCCATCGCGAAGCCGGGCGCGATGTACGAGTACTTCCGCGGCAACCCGAATCAGCGCAACCCGCTCGAGATGCTGCGCGCGCGCGAGCCGCTGCCCGCGTACTACATGGATCACGACGCGCGCGTGGCGAAGCTCGACGAGCAGGGCCTCGAGGCGATGTGGCTCTTCCCGACGCTCGGCGTCTTGTACGAGGAGCTGCTCAAGCACGACCTCGTTGCGGTGAAGACGCTGTTCACCGCGTTCAACCGCTGGCTCGATGAGGATTGGGGCGTCGCGTACAAGGGCCGCATCTTCGGCGCGCCGTACATCTCGCTCGTCGATCTGCCGTGGGCGTGCAGCGAGCTCGAGTGGGCGCTTGGGCGCGGTGCGCGCGTCGTGGTGATGCGCCCGTCGGCGGTGTTCACGAGCGACGGCCCGTTCACCGCGAGCGACCCGCGCTTCGACGCGTTCTGGGCGCGCGTGCAGGAGGCGGGCATCACGGTCGTCGTGCACGCGGGCGACTCCGGCTACACGACGAACGGCTACTCGCGCGACGGCTTCAGCGCCGAGTTCGCCGGCGGCTGGAAGCCCTCGGTGAAGAGCTTCAACATCGAGCGCGCCGCCTACGACTTCCTGATCACACTCGCGTACGAGAAGCTGTTCGAGCGCTTCCCCGGCGTGCGCATCGCGTCGGTGGAGAACGGCAGCGAGTTCCTGCCCGACCTGTTCCGCAAGCTGCGGCAGACGAAGGCGCGCATGCCGGGTTACTTCAAGCTCGACCCGATCGAGTCGTTCAAGCGCAACGTGTGGATCAACCCCTTCTGGGAGGACGACGTCAACGAGGTCGTCTCGCTGATGGGCGCCGACCGCGTTATCTTCGGCTCCGACTGGCCCCACATCGAAGGCATGCCCGAGCCGCTCGACTACGTGCAGGACGTAAAGCACTTCGACGCCGCCACCCAGCAGCGCATCCTGCGCGACAACACGCGCGAGCTGAACACGCTGCGGCCCGCCTAG
- a CDS encoding radical SAM protein produces the protein MLVADAAGRIYDHPDLLLAGERGAGPERIGVRDWLPLPRGSDLFALPGRAPVGMPRRGAPVVVGEWLGGEARAVAAFLAPAHTTNHNAVWITRAAAPTLPTFAYAPVGIADGRYWTSAFRCDPDERQDPWRFSRARVEAGVARKREELPRNRVARQLEKCALEYGCRAAQNFFLGRHEGPLPSSSACNAQCVGCISLQPDGQFRASHDRLALPPTPKEIADVALSHFARVPNGVVSFGQGCEGEPLLFGKTLVQAVARIRAQHARGTVNLNSNASKPDVVRELVAAGLDAIRASMNSPRPAVYAAYYQPRGYDVRDVIESLRIVTSAGGHASINLLCFPGVTDTEPELEALTDLITRTGLQLIQLRNLNIDPELYRASLPKGVVQPGRGMRWLQGQLTRRFAHLKFGYFNPRVGPRARVASAPLEQRA, from the coding sequence ATGCTCGTCGCCGACGCCGCGGGGCGCATCTACGACCACCCCGACTTGTTACTGGCAGGCGAGCGCGGCGCGGGGCCCGAGCGCATCGGCGTGCGCGACTGGCTGCCGCTGCCGCGCGGCAGCGACTTGTTCGCGCTGCCCGGCCGCGCGCCCGTGGGCATGCCGCGGCGCGGCGCGCCCGTCGTCGTGGGCGAATGGCTCGGCGGCGAAGCGCGCGCGGTCGCCGCGTTTCTCGCGCCCGCGCACACCACGAATCACAACGCGGTGTGGATCACGCGCGCTGCTGCGCCGACGCTGCCGACGTTCGCCTACGCGCCGGTGGGCATCGCGGACGGCCGCTACTGGACGAGCGCGTTCCGCTGCGATCCCGACGAGCGCCAAGACCCGTGGCGCTTCTCGCGCGCGCGAGTCGAGGCGGGCGTCGCGCGCAAGCGCGAGGAGCTGCCGCGCAATCGCGTCGCGCGCCAGCTCGAGAAGTGCGCGCTCGAGTACGGCTGCCGCGCGGCACAGAACTTCTTCCTCGGGCGCCACGAGGGGCCGCTGCCGTCGTCGAGCGCGTGCAACGCGCAGTGCGTGGGCTGCATCTCGCTGCAGCCCGACGGGCAGTTCCGCGCGAGCCACGATCGCCTCGCGCTGCCGCCCACGCCGAAGGAGATCGCCGACGTCGCGCTCTCGCACTTCGCGCGCGTTCCCAATGGCGTCGTGAGCTTCGGTCAAGGTTGCGAGGGCGAGCCGCTCTTGTTCGGGAAGACGCTCGTGCAGGCCGTGGCGCGCATCCGCGCGCAGCACGCGCGCGGCACCGTCAACCTGAACAGCAACGCGAGCAAGCCCGACGTGGTGCGCGAGCTCGTCGCCGCGGGCCTCGACGCGATCCGCGCCAGCATGAACTCGCCCCGGCCCGCGGTTTACGCCGCCTACTACCAGCCGCGCGGCTACGACGTGCGCGACGTGATCGAGAGCCTTCGCATCGTGACCAGCGCCGGCGGGCACGCCTCGATCAACCTGCTCTGCTTCCCCGGCGTCACCGACACCGAGCCAGAGCTCGAAGCGCTCACGGACCTAATCACTCGAACGGGGCTCCAGCTGATTCAGCTGCGCAATCTCAACATCGACCCCGAGCTGTATCGCGCGTCCTTGCCGAAGGGCGTGGTGCAGCCCGGCCGCGGCATGCGCTGGCTGCAGGGCCAGCTCACGCGCCGCTTCGCGCACCTGAAGTTCGGCTACTTCAACCCGCGCGTCGGGCCGCGCGCGAGGGTCGCATCAGCTCCGCTCGAACAGCGCGCGTAG
- a CDS encoding YkgJ family cysteine cluster protein, whose translation MTRPDALAELLRLHAEVDARAAALAARHGARLQCKLGCSACCVDGITVFAIEAERIRAHHDSLLASAAPHAAGACAFLDAAGACRIYADRPYVCRTQGLPLRWLDDEREAELRDICELNEAGEPIETLPADACWTLGEVEARLAELQARFGVKGERVPLRALFERS comes from the coding sequence ATGACGCGCCCAGACGCGCTCGCTGAGCTGCTCCGCCTCCACGCCGAGGTCGACGCGCGCGCGGCGGCGCTGGCGGCGCGGCACGGCGCGCGGCTTCAGTGCAAGCTCGGCTGCAGCGCGTGCTGCGTCGACGGCATCACGGTGTTCGCGATCGAGGCGGAGCGCATTCGCGCACATCACGACTCGCTGCTCGCGAGCGCAGCGCCGCACGCGGCGGGCGCGTGCGCGTTTCTCGATGCCGCAGGCGCATGTCGCATCTACGCCGACCGCCCCTACGTGTGCCGCACGCAGGGGCTGCCACTGCGTTGGCTGGACGACGAGCGCGAGGCGGAGCTGCGCGACATCTGCGAGCTGAACGAAGCGGGCGAGCCGATCGAGACGCTGCCAGCGGACGCGTGCTGGACCCTTGGCGAGGTGGAGGCGCGGCTCGCCGAGCTTCAGGCGCGCTTCGGCGTAAAGGGAGAGCGCGTCCCGCTACGCGCGCTGTTCGAGCGGAGCTGA